A DNA window from Paraburkholderia sp. IMGN_8 contains the following coding sequences:
- a CDS encoding ABC transporter permease, translating to MSTPSAPVSHSRHFTDRLPSLAEIGPLIALVLACGFFISQSNRFLSFQNLSLILQQTMVVAVIAIGQTLIVLTGGIDLSCGMVMAFGSIIMTKFAVTLGVPPVLAILCGIAASTLFGALNGVLITRIKLPAFIVTLGTLNIAFALTQIYSNAESVSNLPDAIMFFGNTFKLGPAEVTYGTVLTLLMYLATWFVLRDTVPGRHLYALGNNAEAARLMGLSSQKILLTVYSLAGAIYGIAALLSVSRTGVGDPQAGQTENLDSITAVVLGGTSLFGGRGSIVGTLLGALIVGVFRNGLTLIGVSSVYQVLITGMLVILAVAADKLSHRRG from the coding sequence ATGTCGACTCCCTCCGCGCCTGTCAGCCACTCGCGCCACTTCACCGACCGCTTGCCGTCGCTCGCTGAAATCGGTCCGCTGATCGCGCTGGTGCTTGCCTGTGGCTTCTTCATCTCGCAGAGCAACCGGTTTCTGTCTTTCCAGAACCTGTCGCTGATCCTGCAGCAGACGATGGTGGTCGCCGTCATCGCGATCGGTCAGACGCTGATCGTGCTCACCGGCGGTATCGACCTGTCATGCGGGATGGTGATGGCGTTCGGCTCGATCATCATGACCAAATTCGCGGTCACGCTCGGCGTGCCGCCCGTCCTTGCGATTCTGTGCGGCATCGCCGCGAGCACGCTATTCGGTGCGCTCAACGGCGTACTGATCACACGCATCAAACTGCCCGCGTTCATCGTCACCCTGGGTACGCTGAACATTGCCTTCGCGCTGACGCAGATTTATTCGAACGCGGAAAGCGTGTCGAATCTGCCGGACGCGATCATGTTCTTCGGCAACACGTTCAAGCTCGGTCCCGCCGAGGTCACCTACGGCACGGTGCTCACGCTGCTGATGTATCTGGCGACGTGGTTCGTGTTACGCGACACCGTCCCCGGCCGGCATCTGTACGCGCTCGGCAATAACGCCGAAGCCGCGCGCCTGATGGGCCTCTCGTCGCAAAAGATCCTGCTCACGGTGTATTCGCTGGCCGGCGCGATCTACGGCATCGCCGCGCTGCTGTCGGTGTCGCGCACCGGCGTCGGCGATCCGCAAGCGGGGCAAACCGAGAATCTCGACAGCATTACCGCGGTCGTGCTGGGCGGCACCAGTCTTTTCGGCGGGCGAGGGTCGATTGTCGGCACACTGCTCGGCGCGCTGATTGTCGGCGTGTTTCGCAACGGCTTGACGCTGATCGGCGTCTCTTCGGTGTACCAGGTGTTGATTACCGGCATGCTGGTGATTCTCGCGGTCGCCGCGGACAAACTCTCTCATCGTCGCGGTTGA
- a CDS encoding sugar ABC transporter substrate-binding protein gives MNLKSRRHPVARQIVSMCVAASAVWCASATQAADQPVVGLITKTDTNPFFVKMKQGAEAAATKDGAKLLTAAGKFDGDNASQVTAIENMLTAGAKAILITPSDTKAIVPSIKKARAAGVMVVALDTPTDPQDATDALFATDNFKAGVLIGQYAKAALNGKPARIATLDLAPGVSVGVLRHNGFLQGFGVKEGDPSVVCSQDTRGDQSKGQTAMENCLQKSPDINVVYTINEPAAAGAYRALKAAGKDKSVMIVSIDGGCEGVRNVKAGAIAATSQQYPLKMASLGVTAGVEYAKTGKKVSGYQDTGVTLITDKAMSGVDSKDSKFGLDNCWGNK, from the coding sequence ATGAATCTGAAATCCCGCAGGCATCCTGTCGCCAGGCAAATCGTCTCGATGTGCGTAGCGGCGTCCGCCGTGTGGTGCGCGAGCGCCACCCAGGCTGCCGACCAACCGGTCGTCGGTCTCATCACCAAGACCGACACCAACCCGTTCTTCGTCAAGATGAAACAGGGCGCCGAAGCAGCTGCCACAAAAGACGGCGCCAAGCTGCTCACCGCGGCCGGCAAGTTCGACGGCGACAACGCGAGCCAGGTCACCGCGATCGAAAACATGCTGACGGCCGGCGCGAAAGCGATTCTGATCACGCCGAGCGATACCAAAGCCATCGTGCCGAGCATCAAGAAAGCGCGCGCCGCCGGCGTGATGGTGGTCGCGCTCGACACGCCGACCGATCCGCAAGATGCCACCGACGCCCTCTTCGCCACCGACAACTTCAAAGCCGGCGTGCTGATCGGCCAATACGCGAAGGCCGCGCTGAACGGCAAGCCAGCCAGGATCGCCACGCTCGACCTCGCGCCTGGCGTGTCGGTCGGCGTGTTGCGCCACAACGGTTTCCTGCAAGGCTTCGGCGTGAAGGAAGGCGACCCCTCTGTGGTCTGCAGCCAGGACACGCGCGGCGATCAGTCGAAGGGCCAGACGGCGATGGAAAACTGCCTCCAGAAGTCGCCCGACATCAACGTCGTCTACACGATCAACGAACCCGCCGCTGCCGGCGCTTATCGCGCGCTCAAAGCAGCGGGCAAGGATAAGAGCGTGATGATCGTCTCGATCGATGGCGGCTGCGAAGGTGTGCGCAATGTGAAGGCCGGCGCGATTGCCGCAACCTCTCAACAGTATCCGCTGAAGATGGCGTCGCTCGGCGTGACGGCGGGCGTCGAGTATGCGAAGACCGGCAAGAAGGTCTCCGGCTATCAGGACACCGGCGTGACGCTCATCACCGACAAAGCAATGTCCGGCGTCGACAGCAAGGACTCGAAGTTCGGCCTCGACAACTGCTGGGGCAACAAGTAA
- a CDS encoding type II toxin-antitoxin system HipA family toxin, translating into MYVFNNSKPIGILDRSALEANCYVFNYLPEATPADKVSLMMPVGPDQFKIYSHLHPIFQSNIPEGYLLDRVMRMLRGTAAYPDEFSVLQVVGHSQIGRLRYAETSTRVEAAPNLQLSSLLAKPGTEGLLENIFEEYATYSGVAGVQPKVLVRAVDETRPNHLAVRGTTHIVKSFDPAVFPGLAANEFFCMRAAEIAGLPVPRVSLSDDGALLIVERFDLAPEGHYRGFEDFCSLYVMPTSDKYESTYERIARRIKEMVSPQNKAEALSQFFTSLALSCALRNGDAHLKNFGVLYDDPLEDVRLAPAFDIVCTQAYIPNDPLALTLNGTSRYPKHSELMKFGRLACDLSAARVRHALDAVAHGVQQATTELHDYAAAHSEFAAVAHPMTVAWERGLNLTCRADDRPLFLLPDR; encoded by the coding sequence ATGTACGTCTTCAACAATAGCAAGCCGATCGGCATCCTTGACCGAAGCGCGCTCGAGGCCAATTGTTACGTCTTCAACTATCTTCCTGAGGCGACACCGGCAGACAAGGTGTCTCTGATGATGCCGGTCGGACCCGACCAGTTCAAGATCTACAGCCATCTGCATCCGATCTTCCAGTCGAACATTCCGGAAGGCTATCTGCTCGACAGAGTGATGCGGATGCTGCGCGGAACCGCAGCCTATCCCGACGAGTTCTCGGTTCTGCAGGTGGTCGGGCATTCGCAGATCGGCCGCCTTCGCTACGCGGAGACTTCTACCCGTGTCGAGGCGGCGCCCAACCTGCAACTCTCCAGCCTGCTCGCGAAGCCCGGCACAGAGGGTCTGCTCGAAAACATCTTCGAGGAATACGCGACTTACTCCGGCGTCGCCGGCGTGCAACCCAAAGTACTCGTGCGCGCGGTAGACGAGACCCGGCCGAACCATCTCGCGGTGCGCGGCACCACGCACATCGTCAAGTCGTTCGACCCAGCCGTTTTTCCGGGGCTGGCCGCAAACGAGTTCTTCTGCATGCGCGCCGCGGAGATTGCGGGATTGCCTGTGCCGCGTGTATCGCTATCCGACGATGGCGCGCTGCTGATCGTAGAGCGTTTCGATCTGGCGCCGGAAGGTCACTATCGCGGCTTCGAGGACTTCTGCTCCCTCTATGTGATGCCGACTAGCGATAAATACGAGTCCACGTACGAGCGTATCGCCAGGCGCATCAAAGAGATGGTTTCGCCGCAAAACAAGGCTGAAGCGCTGTCGCAGTTCTTTACGTCGCTCGCGCTGTCTTGCGCGCTGCGTAACGGCGACGCGCACCTAAAAAACTTCGGCGTCCTGTATGACGATCCGCTCGAAGACGTTCGTCTTGCGCCCGCGTTCGACATCGTGTGTACGCAAGCCTATATCCCCAATGACCCGCTGGCTCTGACGCTCAACGGTACAAGCCGTTATCCGAAGCACAGCGAGCTGATGAAATTCGGCCGTCTGGCCTGCGATCTGTCCGCCGCGCGCGTTCGCCATGCGCTCGATGCAGTCGCGCACGGCGTTCAGCAAGCCACGACTGAACTGCACGACTATGCAGCCGCGCATTCCGAGTTTGCCGCGGTCGCCCATCCAATGACGGTTGCATGGGAACGCGGCCTGAATCTCACTTGCCGCGCAGACGACCGGCCTCTCTTTCTGCTGCCGGATAGATAA
- a CDS encoding helix-turn-helix transcriptional regulator, whose product MDFSEIGKAIRAARKAKGLSQEQAGSPLRMSRATISGIENGTVSEVGIRKVMALCDQFNLELVVRPREQKLLSWDEQLAENERLKLATLNATRTSAQRD is encoded by the coding sequence ATGGACTTTAGTGAAATTGGCAAAGCGATTCGTGCCGCCCGCAAGGCGAAGGGCCTGAGCCAGGAGCAGGCTGGCAGCCCGTTGCGAATGAGCCGGGCCACCATTTCGGGAATCGAGAACGGCACGGTCAGCGAAGTCGGCATCCGAAAAGTCATGGCGCTTTGCGATCAGTTCAACCTGGAACTCGTCGTCCGGCCGCGAGAGCAAAAGCTGCTGAGTTGGGATGAGCAGCTTGCCGAGAATGAGCGCCTGAAGTTGGCAACGCTCAATGCAACGCGTACGTCGGCGCAGCGGGACTGA
- a CDS encoding DUF4148 domain-containing protein, translating to MKWPALAIAATTLAATGAVAAQGMPESQGKTREQVREEMIQARRDGWLPYRRHDYPPSTATIKRNKELYAIAHPDDAAVKEASADAK from the coding sequence ATGAAGTGGCCAGCACTCGCAATCGCTGCAACGACCCTCGCCGCGACCGGCGCGGTTGCGGCTCAAGGAATGCCCGAGAGTCAGGGCAAGACCCGGGAGCAGGTGCGCGAGGAGATGATTCAGGCGCGGCGGGACGGATGGTTGCCGTACAGGCGGCATGACTATCCTCCGAGCACAGCGACCATCAAAAGGAACAAGGAACTTTACGCAATCGCCCATCCGGACGATGCAGCGGTCAAAGAAGCGTCCGCAGACGCGAAGTGA
- a CDS encoding TolC family protein: protein MLIRHLAAALAIAAATPAYSQSISLPADSSHQPPAGAAVTTASEVALTPLSLDDALGIATQSNPLLRGARADADASQGTFMQAGARPNPEISLLQEGFGGTERTTTALVNQTLELGGKRRARLDVASYGREVALASLDGRGAALRSDVVAAFYGLLAAQRQLQVAQESADIAERSAELAGKRSRAGKVSPVEATKARVAATGVQIELANARTRVSTAGEALANATGSPLVRGRSATGDIETVPAVEPLSQLLQRLSNAPLSRVARAEMLRSNATISVERAKRIPDITISAGMKRVITGGIRDNQAVVGVSIPLPLFDTNKGALLEAVHKAEKANADFDSEKARLQLELTQAYANYENSTHAARRLKTDVLPAAREALDAMSRGYELGKFGFLDVLDAQRTLFQGQSQYVQALTDAHLAYADIGRLVGMPLRSDIDQTTHLP, encoded by the coding sequence ATGCTCATCCGCCACCTTGCTGCCGCACTTGCGATTGCCGCAGCAACCCCAGCTTACTCACAGTCGATATCACTCCCGGCGGACAGTAGCCACCAGCCGCCAGCAGGCGCCGCCGTGACCACGGCCAGCGAAGTCGCGCTGACGCCGTTGTCGCTCGACGACGCGCTCGGAATCGCGACTCAGAGCAATCCGTTGCTTCGCGGCGCGCGCGCCGATGCGGACGCGTCTCAAGGCACGTTCATGCAGGCGGGCGCCCGACCCAATCCAGAGATATCGTTGCTGCAGGAGGGGTTCGGGGGCACCGAGCGCACGACTACTGCGCTGGTGAACCAGACTCTTGAGCTTGGCGGCAAACGTCGGGCTCGGCTGGACGTCGCTTCGTACGGGCGTGAGGTAGCACTTGCTTCACTCGACGGTCGTGGGGCGGCTCTGCGTTCGGATGTCGTTGCGGCCTTTTATGGATTGCTAGCAGCTCAACGCCAATTGCAGGTCGCGCAGGAGTCGGCAGATATCGCAGAGCGGTCCGCAGAGCTTGCCGGGAAGCGCTCGCGCGCCGGCAAGGTTTCTCCCGTCGAGGCGACGAAAGCGCGGGTTGCAGCGACAGGCGTCCAGATTGAGCTCGCGAATGCGAGGACACGCGTCTCGACTGCAGGGGAGGCGCTGGCCAACGCAACGGGCAGTCCGCTCGTGCGGGGACGGTCCGCAACCGGCGACATCGAAACCGTGCCGGCAGTCGAACCGCTATCGCAACTCCTGCAACGTCTATCCAACGCGCCTCTCTCGCGAGTCGCCCGAGCCGAAATGCTCCGCTCCAACGCCACCATTTCAGTGGAGCGGGCAAAGCGTATCCCCGACATCACAATCAGTGCTGGGATGAAGCGGGTCATTACCGGCGGCATACGGGACAACCAGGCAGTCGTCGGTGTCTCCATACCGCTTCCCCTGTTCGATACGAACAAGGGCGCACTCCTTGAAGCGGTTCATAAGGCCGAGAAGGCGAACGCCGATTTCGACAGCGAAAAGGCACGACTGCAACTGGAATTGACCCAGGCATACGCGAACTATGAGAACTCGACGCACGCTGCGCGCAGGTTGAAGACCGACGTCCTGCCGGCCGCGCGCGAGGCGCTCGATGCCATGTCGCGAGGATATGAGCTCGGCAAGTTCGGTTTTCTCGATGTGCTGGACGCACAGCGCACGCTTTTCCAGGGGCAGTCGCAATACGTGCAGGCTTTGACCGACGCGCATCTTGCCTACGCCGACATCGGCCGGCTCGTTGGCATGCCCCTGCGCAGCGACATCGACCAGACGACCCATTTACCTTGA
- a CDS encoding efflux RND transporter periplasmic adaptor subunit — protein MTRRKIIIATAATIGGISIALAALALTRESSSTASVSGAVETSQSAEGAIGQHGGTVLRNGAMAVEIVLSEKPGDARLVVYPFIDGKPSDKGVAVSGTVTRYDGVKEPLQFMPAGQKFTSTQPIAKPHVFDASIDLKWLGQSASFAFSRVDGAVALSAEQVKAAQIGLAQAGPAQVVTSFQLPGEIRFNEDRTAHVVPRVAGIVERVTVSIGEKVEKGQLLAVIASTDLADRRSELLTAERRLSAARTSYEREKTLWQERISAEQDYLQVQVQLREAEIATQNARQKLSALGAPVSAGALNRYELRAPFTGTIVEKHATPGEAIAADANVFVVSDLSSVWAEMAVPAQRLNDVRVGREATVSATAFESKSSGPIAYVGALLGEQTRTAPARVVLPNPDGAWRPGMFVNVSVDAGRQHVPVAVASDALQDIEGAQAIFVWSPKGFVAQAIETGRRDDHVVEVVKGLKPGQQYVASNSFVLKAELGKGSVEEE, from the coding sequence ATGACGCGCAGAAAAATCATCATCGCCACGGCGGCCACCATCGGTGGCATAAGCATTGCGCTTGCGGCGTTGGCATTGACACGCGAGTCGTCAAGCACCGCATCTGTTTCTGGAGCCGTTGAAACGTCGCAATCGGCGGAGGGAGCCATTGGACAGCATGGAGGGACCGTGCTCAGAAATGGCGCAATGGCCGTTGAAATCGTCCTGTCCGAGAAGCCCGGCGATGCCCGTCTTGTCGTCTATCCGTTTATCGACGGCAAGCCATCCGATAAGGGCGTGGCAGTGTCCGGCACCGTTACTCGCTACGACGGTGTGAAAGAGCCGCTGCAGTTCATGCCTGCGGGTCAAAAGTTCACGTCCACGCAGCCGATAGCCAAACCCCATGTATTTGATGCGTCCATCGACCTCAAGTGGCTAGGGCAATCCGCATCATTTGCTTTCTCTCGCGTCGATGGTGCGGTCGCGTTGAGTGCCGAACAGGTAAAGGCGGCTCAGATTGGTCTGGCTCAGGCTGGCCCGGCGCAAGTCGTCACGTCATTCCAGCTTCCTGGCGAAATTAGATTCAACGAGGACCGCACCGCTCACGTCGTGCCGCGTGTGGCTGGTATCGTCGAGCGCGTCACCGTATCAATCGGAGAGAAGGTCGAGAAAGGACAGTTGCTCGCGGTCATCGCAAGTACTGACCTCGCTGACCGCAGAAGCGAACTCCTGACTGCGGAGCGTCGGCTCTCGGCTGCACGAACCTCATACGAGCGGGAGAAGACTCTCTGGCAGGAGCGGATTTCCGCTGAGCAGGACTATCTCCAGGTGCAGGTGCAGTTGCGCGAAGCAGAGATTGCCACGCAGAACGCTCGGCAGAAGCTGTCCGCTCTGGGCGCTCCAGTTTCTGCGGGCGCACTGAACCGCTACGAACTGCGCGCACCGTTCACCGGAACAATAGTTGAGAAGCACGCGACACCTGGCGAGGCAATTGCGGCAGATGCGAATGTTTTCGTTGTCTCCGACCTTTCATCCGTGTGGGCCGAGATGGCGGTGCCCGCCCAGCGGCTGAACGATGTTCGAGTCGGCCGCGAAGCAACCGTGAGCGCCACAGCGTTCGAATCGAAATCGAGCGGCCCCATCGCGTATGTAGGCGCGCTACTGGGAGAACAGACCCGCACGGCACCGGCGCGTGTTGTGCTGCCGAATCCTGACGGCGCGTGGCGTCCGGGCATGTTCGTCAATGTCTCGGTGGACGCGGGCAGACAGCACGTGCCGGTCGCAGTGGCGAGTGACGCACTGCAGGATATCGAAGGTGCGCAGGCAATCTTTGTGTGGTCACCCAAGGGATTCGTTGCTCAAGCCATCGAGACTGGACGCCGTGATGATCATGTGGTTGAGGTTGTCAAAGGGCTTAAGCCTGGTCAGCAGTATGTCGCGTCCAACAGTTTCGTACTCAAGGCCGAACTCGGGAAAGGCAGTGTTGAGGAAGAGTAG